In Chitinophaga nivalis, a single genomic region encodes these proteins:
- a CDS encoding M12 family metallopeptidase: MRTLIHQATTVVAFGFLFVFAACTKKEQATPPTDISLQAPGEIRTGYFLGEKITYEQKGGFNIFQGDILLSDKQLTQTPPPRTEGAGVLAVDRWPQARIYYTIAGNVPNNTRQKIADAIAHYNAKTNIRWIARTNQSNYVNFTSGSPNGGDGWAAIGMWGGAQNITLDGQISLGSTVHEMGHAAGLYHEHTRKDRDRYIRILWNNIYSNQQSNFQIYQSGSDYGTFDFNSVMMYWPYSYSANGYPSIVRADGSSFTYNRGMLTNGDISALKSMYP, translated from the coding sequence ATGAGAACGTTGATCCACCAGGCAACCACTGTTGTTGCATTCGGCTTCCTCTTTGTTTTTGCGGCCTGTACTAAAAAAGAACAGGCGACCCCACCAACAGATATTTCGCTGCAGGCACCCGGCGAAATACGTACCGGTTATTTTCTGGGAGAAAAAATCACCTATGAACAGAAAGGTGGTTTTAATATTTTTCAGGGAGATATTTTATTGTCAGATAAACAATTAACCCAAACACCTCCACCCCGTACAGAAGGGGCAGGCGTACTGGCGGTAGACAGATGGCCGCAGGCACGTATCTACTATACCATTGCTGGTAATGTACCCAACAATACCCGTCAGAAAATAGCAGATGCGATTGCCCACTACAATGCGAAAACCAATATCCGCTGGATTGCCCGTACGAACCAGTCCAACTACGTTAATTTTACGTCGGGATCACCCAATGGCGGCGACGGATGGGCGGCAATTGGTATGTGGGGCGGCGCACAGAATATCACGCTGGACGGCCAGATTTCATTGGGCAGTACTGTACATGAAATGGGCCATGCTGCCGGTTTATATCATGAGCATACCCGCAAGGACCGCGACAGATATATCCGTATCCTTTGGAATAATATCTATTCCAATCAACAGAGTAATTTCCAGATTTACCAAAGTGGTAGCGACTATGGTACGTTCGACTTTAACTCTGTGATGATGTACTGGCCCTACTCTTATTCCGCCAATGGGTATCCTTCTATTGTAAGGGCAGATGGTTCTTCCTTTACCTATAACAGGGGAATGCTGACCAATGGAGATATCAGTGCACTGAAAAGC